A single Desulfovibrio gilichinskyi DNA region contains:
- a CDS encoding FAD:protein FMN transferase — translation MRIANAMRIGDNRYKICETRFLMGTYVSITALHESKDVAEHATALAFEEIDRLAAIFDRHKSNTPVSELNRTGRLTDVAPELFYVMKKAQIFNNCSNGAFDATVLPVVNMLRNHANPNGRVDLNKSDLGEALALVDSKGLQISNRKISFDKQGMAVTLDGIGKGFIVDSASEILSANGVANHLINAGGDIRAGGERSKGQPWIIAIEDPAKKGNYPAVIQLKDAAVATSGGYEVYFDAEKSHHHVVDPRTALSPTQSLSVSVTARTVMEADALSTSAFVMDSQSSINFVNAQNSNECLIVKSSGEKLNSKNWNGLVRV, via the coding sequence ATGCGCATAGCTAACGCTATGCGCATCGGCGACAACCGTTATAAAATCTGTGAAACACGCTTTCTTATGGGAACCTATGTTTCCATAACAGCTTTGCACGAATCGAAAGATGTTGCAGAGCACGCTACCGCTTTGGCTTTTGAAGAAATTGATCGTCTCGCAGCAATATTTGATCGTCATAAATCAAACACACCTGTTTCTGAATTAAACCGGACAGGCCGATTAACAGATGTTGCACCTGAGCTTTTTTATGTTATGAAGAAAGCACAGATCTTTAACAATTGTTCAAACGGTGCTTTTGATGCAACGGTTCTGCCTGTTGTAAATATGCTGCGCAATCACGCTAATCCAAACGGTCGGGTAGACCTGAATAAAAGTGATTTAGGTGAAGCCTTGGCTCTTGTTGATTCAAAGGGATTGCAAATTTCAAACAGAAAAATAAGTTTTGATAAGCAGGGGATGGCTGTGACTCTTGATGGCATCGGCAAGGGATTTATTGTTGATTCCGCCTCTGAAATTTTGTCTGCCAACGGTGTGGCCAACCATCTGATTAATGCCGGCGGTGATATTCGCGCCGGAGGTGAGCGTTCAAAAGGGCAACCTTGGATTATTGCTATCGAAGATCCTGCCAAGAAAGGGAATTATCCGGCAGTGATTCAGCTTAAAGATGCGGCCGTAGCAACTTCCGGTGGGTACGAAGTTTATTTTGATGCTGAAAAATCACATCACCATGTGGTTGATCCGCGTACAGCTTTATCTCCTACGCAGAGTTTAAGCGTTTCTGTAACAGCGCGGACTGTAATGGAAGCAGATGCTCTGTCCACTTCAGCGTTTGTTATGGATTCTCAAAGTTCCATTAATTTTGTCAATGCACAGAATAGTAATGAATGTTTGATAGTTAAATCATCTGGAGAAAAGTTGAACTCTAAAAACTGGAACGGTCTGGTTAGAGTTTAA